In the Raphanus sativus cultivar WK10039 unplaced genomic scaffold, ASM80110v3 Scaffold0607, whole genome shotgun sequence genome, one interval contains:
- the LOC130502612 gene encoding GDSL esterase/lipase At3g05180-like: METVFPSLLILLSFVAISHTQPLLAASFPISPNFAAVFNFGDSNSDTGEITSGLGFRFLPPNGESFVFKPPSTGRACDGRLIVDILMEAIGRPYLRPYLDSVSTQSYLRGCNFAAAGSTIQKATAASYSPFSFAVQVSQFVTFKYKVLQLIQQDKTLENLPSEDHFKNGLYMFDIGQNDIAGAMYGKTVDQAAAVIPTIINTFKDGINRLYWEGGARNFWIHNTGPIGCLAQMVSLFGKEKSQVDKFGCVIGHNEAAKLFNSQLQGLVTNFTQQYTDANFTYVDIFSIKSDLIQNHSTYGFDQSIMACCGTGGPPLNYNDQVGCGWTGTSPNGTTITTKSCNASSKYVNWDGIHYTEAANRFVSQKILSGKYSQTASS, from the exons ATGGAAACCGTTTTTCCCTCTCTTCTCATATTGTTATCATTTGTAGCCATCTCTCATACCCAGCCTCTTCTGGCCGCTTCTTTTCCGATTTCTCCTAACTTTGCAGCAGTTTTCAACTTTGGAGACTCTAACTCCGACACCGGAGAGATCACCTCTGGTCTTGGTTTTCGTTTCCTACCTCCTAATGGAGAATCCTTCGTCTTTAAACCTCCATCTACCGGAAGAGCCTGTGATGGACGTCTCATCGTCGATATTCTAA TGGAAGCAATTGGTCGACCATACTTGAGACCTTATTTGGATTCTGTTAGCACACAAAGCTATCTGAGAGGCTGTAACTTTGCTGCTGCTGGATCAACCATTCAGAAGGCAACTGCTGCATCCTATAGCCCTTTTAGTTTTGCTGTTCAAGTCTCTCAATTCGTCACCTTCAAATACAAAGTTCTTCAATTAATACAACAAG ATAAAACTCTCGAAAACTTACCCTCGGAAGATCATTTCAAAAATGGATTGTATATGTTTGATATCGGACAAAATGATATAGCCGGTGCAATGTACGGCAAGACAGTAGATCAAGCTGCTGCTGTTATTCCTACAATCATAAATACATTTAAAGATGGAATAAAT agACTATATTGGGAAGGTGGCGCGAGAAACTTTTGGATACACAACACAGGACCAATTGGGTGTTTAGCTCAGATGGTGTCATTATTTGGGAAAGAGAAATCACAAGTTGATAAGTTTGGTTGTGTAATTGGCCATAACGAAGCTGCTAAGCTCTTCAATTCACAGCTTCAGGGTCTTGTCACAAATTTCACTCAACAATATACTGATGCTAATTTCACATACGTAGATATCTTCTCCATCAAATCCGACCTTATCCAGAATCATTCGACGTATG GTTTTGATCAGTCCATAATGGCATGTTGTGGAACCGGAGGACCGCCACTGAACTACAATGATCAGGTTGGCTGCGGTTGGACAGGGACATCTCCAAATGGTACGACAATAACAACCAAATCATGTAATGCTAGTTCCAAATATGTTAACTGGGATGGAATTCACTATACCGAAGCTGCAAACCGGTTCGTTTCACAGAAAATTCTCTCCGGTAAATATTCCCAGACGGCGTCGTCTTGA
- the LOC130502613 gene encoding phosphoglycerate mutase-like protein AT74: protein MSSDNKLLPKRIILVRHGESEGNLDTSAYTTTPDHKIQLTESGLLQAREAGARLRSLLSSNPSSPEWRVYFYVSPYDRTRSTLREIGRSFSRRRVIGVREECRIREQDFGNFQVQERMRATKKVRERFGRFFYRFPEGESAADVFDRVSSFLESLWRDIDMNRLHMNPTHELNFVIVSHGLTSRVFLMKWFKWTVEQFEALNNPGNSEVRVMELGQGGDYSLAIHHTEEELERWGLSPEMIADQKWRVNAHKGEWKEDCKWYFSDFFDHMADDSDQECETEEVETKSNEELTNSEDNSEELCNGKC from the exons ATGAGTTCAGATAACAAACTGCTACCGAAGCGAATCATCCTCGTACGTCACGGCGAATCCGAAGGCAACCTCGACACATCGGCATACACAACGACACCCGATCACAAGATCCAGCTAACCGAATCCGGTTTGCTTCAAGCACGAGAAGCCGGAGCTCGTCTCCGCTCCTTGCTCTCCTCCAACCCTTCTTCCCCGGAGTGGCGCGTCTACTTCTACGTCTCCCCTTACGATCGCACGCGATCCACGCTCCGCGAGATCGGACGTTCCTTCTCGCGCCGACGCGTGATCGGTGTTCGAGAGGAATGTCGGATCAGGGAACAGGATTTTGGGAATTTTCAGGTTCAAGAGAGGATGAGAGCGACCAAGAAGGTTAGAGAGAGGTTTGGCCGGTTCTTTTACCGGTTCCCGGAGGGTGAATCCGCCGCGGACGTCTTCGATCGTGTCTCCA GTTTTCTTGAGTCTTTATGGAGAGACATTGACATGAACAGACTTCACATGAACCCGACTCACGAGCTAAACTTTGTGATCGTCTCACATGGGTTAACATCGCGTGTGTTTCTTATGAAATGGTTCAAGTGGACCGTGGAACAGTTTGAGGCTCTGAACAATCCCGGGAACAGCGAGGTCAGAGTTATGGAGTTAGGGCAAGGCGGTGACTACAGCTTGGCGATTCATCACACCGAGGAAGAGTTGGAGAGATGGGGTCTGTCACCAGAGATGATTGCAGATCAGAAGTGGCGGGTTAACGCGCATAAAGGCGAGTGGAAAGAAGATTGTAAATGGTATTTTAGTGATTTCTTCGATCATATGGCTGATGATTCAGATCAAGAATGCGAGACGGAAGAAGTTGAAACAAAATCGAATGAAGAACTAACGAACTCGGAAGATAACAGTGAGGAGTTATGTAATGGAAAATGCTGA